In Alicyclobacillus acidocaldarius subsp. acidocaldarius DSM 446, a single window of DNA contains:
- a CDS encoding VOC family protein, translated as MRIIPYLYFQGNAEEALRFYVEVFGGELMELRRYADMPGAESPEHYQNKVLHARLKIGDEWLFISDAFPRDPVPPARSLVSLMVDFSSEADMDAVYTRLGREAEIHMPLQKTFWGAKYARLTDKFGVTWDLHCQL; from the coding sequence GTGCGAATCATTCCATACTTGTACTTCCAGGGGAACGCGGAAGAGGCCTTACGCTTCTATGTAGAGGTGTTTGGTGGTGAGTTGATGGAGCTACGTCGGTATGCAGACATGCCAGGTGCTGAGAGTCCAGAACATTATCAGAACAAAGTCTTGCATGCTCGCCTCAAAATTGGCGACGAATGGTTGTTCATTTCAGACGCTTTTCCAAGGGACCCGGTACCCCCTGCGCGTAGTCTAGTCAGTTTGATGGTGGATTTTTCGTCAGAAGCTGATATGGATGCCGTCTATACGCGTTTGGGAAGGGAAGCCGAAATCCACATGCCGCTCCAGAAAACGTTCTGGGGTGCGAAATATGCTAGATTGACCGACAAATTTGGGGTCACGTGGGATCTTCATTGTCAGCTGTGA